GTGCGCGACATCGATCAGCGTCTGGTGCAGGCCCGGCGCGAGGCCCTGGCCGGCATGAGCCTGCATGAGCTGGCCATGCGGGTGATGGCCGAGGAGAAGGGCGCGCGCGCTGACGAGGAAGATCCTCGGTCGGTCAGTAGGTCCTGAGTTCGAAACAGCCGTTTTCGTAAAGCAGGTAGGAGTATTGGTCGATCCAGTCGCCGAGGCCGAAGATCTGGCCTGCGTTCAGCTCAAGGTGGAAGGGCTGATGGAAATGGCCGGTGACGACGAGTTCGCAACCGGCCGCAAACTGTTTGCGGGCAAAGGCCGTGATCTGCGCCTGCGGCAGGCGCCGGTCGGCCTTGGGTTTTTGACCCTTCTGGCTGCGGCGGCTGGCCCAGCGGGAAATGGCCCAGGTGAGATCGCCCGGCGCCAGGGCGATGAGGCCGAGCAGCAGGCGGCTGCGCAGAAGGCGGCGCAGCAGATGATAGCCACGGTCGCCGCCGTTGATCAGATCGCCGTGGGTCAGGTGGACGCGGTGTCCGTCGATGTGGACTTCTCCGCCGTCGGGCAGCACCCGGCAGCCGAGGGTTTCGCGGAAGTAAGGGCCGAGATGAAAATCGTGATTGCCTTCGACGTAGACGATCTCCGTGCCGGTGGCGCGCAATTCGCCCAGGGCATGGAGCAGGGGCACGTAAGGGGCGAACACCAACTGCCGGTAGCCGACCCAGAATTCAAAGAGATCGCCGAGAATGTAGAGGGTGCGCAACCGCCCCTGCTGCGCCTTGAGAAAGGCGAGCAGGCGCTGGTAGTTGGCATCCGTCGGGGAGAGTAGGTGCGCGTCGGCGAGGAAAATATCGCGATTCATGGGGCGCATTGAACCATTGTGCCCGCGCCCAAGTCAACAGTCAGGCCGCTTTGGCGCCAATGAT
This portion of the Geoalkalibacter sp. genome encodes:
- a CDS encoding UDP-2,3-diacylglucosamine diphosphatase translates to MNRDIFLADAHLLSPTDANYQRLLAFLKAQQGRLRTLYILGDLFEFWVGYRQLVFAPYVPLLHALGELRATGTEIVYVEGNHDFHLGPYFRETLGCRVLPDGGEVHIDGHRVHLTHGDLINGGDRGYHLLRRLLRSRLLLGLIALAPGDLTWAISRWASRRSQKGQKPKADRRLPQAQITAFARKQFAAGCELVVTGHFHQPFHLELNAGQIFGLGDWIDQYSYLLYENGCFELRTY